The Pecten maximus chromosome 11, xPecMax1.1, whole genome shotgun sequence genome has a segment encoding these proteins:
- the LOC117338089 gene encoding zinc finger protein 423-like encodes MSRRKQARPRSCKRLGEEDDDVEGEMEPVLEDENVEEEPVAKRLCVAENVEPSDNGLKLSHNSDVEGVVNGNRSDSGDTGEFHCDTCGSLFGNLEQFMDHRNFECVPEYEGENHAWTIDNLAVNMGPPESPLSSESLGDSPLSALDCPLSPASENMTPDQVPSGVGVSDANPYGCQFCEKAFPKLSYLKIHEQVHSDQLPFKCAFCSRLFRHKRSRDRHVKLHTGDKKYKCSQCDSAFARSDHLKSHLKTHENGKPFQCTICNRGYQTAAGLTSHVMTHKKGSDLSSDVQCHICKDVFTSLAEVQTHMLVHREESIPGKSTFQCPYCGDTSPNQDALKLHVEQMHVADQLTNCPICQKSCVNTDDLVHHMASHDLLSVDRIPTDDHDLTGSTTGATSSLTHSLGGQPLVSEMLVCPYCFSSDYDSLEILEIHMQSVHSVKPTEVYTCNYCNAPYQNLYSLHEHMRAVHQNQPCMDIKYPCTHCSRQFSSIENLQQHKKLIHYYERRERSESRNSLYCIMCSMSFQSAGSLQEHMAMMHHSSPKSEPKYTDTKSHSSASNKRRSSLMNHGSDGGYHQKRDNDKSFNRRGINMPLSFTSTPDPHKDRIPTTSPFQEQITCDHCNATFHDRKNFQAHIKLHMDSSSGGQYCCKLCKQQFPTEEQLEKHSSSHFLSMTTEYGCTSCVKFFSKPDELQKHLMDIHAHHLYRCSLCKEIFDSKVNVQVHFAIKHSNECKLYKCTKCDSVFRSEMEWQVHVRVNHLHVAKPYRCLFCKESFSSEMDLQCHLTTHNKPFRCPMCDESFHVEYLLDKHMQNIHGNPTEKGIPPPPPQMSPVKIKVERDVDTPGYNDRTPPHPSPRYSPKNLNGPGIWKSSELLHTCNICDMKFEQLALLQAHKAVDHGLSAKKSSTSSASVSPDQISAMKSEPDHQPIRKPAIPAASVASVAPAVSMASLASITSAAMSLQEHLQAETPIIPSANCHSPVTSKSMSLPVVVISEKLSLACMYCSQTFKSRGDMDKHMKIHQNNGSQKCNICDQVFPTSSILAEHKLTHCKIVQGNSCVLCKIPLKNEDQFYVHTQEHGFQGTFMQCLICRQTLASMVELQMHGKHHFQVKSSFYTCCVCLKTFNSKENLVSKMNSSGRTYYVCKPCYHGEHSEYLCSECGASFPTNGELDTHIGTHKKSYQCIKCQESFSSEYEIQLHVATHMMTEGNVHDCKLCSRTFESPAKLQCHLIDHTYRNSEFRCSVCCKIFASSVEIQSHAIEHGPGARRYGCSQCNQKFFFSAELENHAFMHTVGENSVSLNSSDLTCTECNKTFSNSVNLNNHRKIHEHNENNFKCNLCAEAFHSMGALQSHFYSCHSELDKQTYRCPECDKEFPSLSNLQSHLRIHRLGKENRKTHLRPHPGGKPFLCPVCGKSFARKCQIKEHMRVHFAQDSSQMADMQSFLDIEGNSDSASITSEDNGFDPVSDMSYSEQDGGQTGEANNSSLAPNDVNNHVEGGRQKEQSAVF; translated from the exons AGTATGAGGGAGAAAACCATGCATGGACAATAGATAACTTGGCAGTAAACATGGGTCCACCGGAGTCCCCACTGTCGTCCGAGTCTCTAGGGGACAGTCCACTGTCTGCCCTCGACTGCCCCCTGTCACCCGCCTCAGAGAACATGACCCCGGACCAGGTCCCCTCGGGAGTTGGAGTGTCTGATGCCAACCCTTACGGCTGTCAGTTCTGTGAGAAAGCCTTCCCGAAGCTCAGCTATCTAAAAATACACGAACAG GTTCacagtgaccagttaccatTCAAATGTGCATTTTGTAGTCGTCTATTCCGACACAAGCGAAGCCGGGACCGTCACGTCAAGCTACACACAGGGGACAAGAAATACAAGTGTTCTCAGTGTGACTCAGCTTTTGCAAG GAGTGACCACCTGAAGAGCCACCTTAAAACCCATGAGAACGGAAAACCATTTCAGTGTACTATATGTAACCGTGGTTACCAAACTGCTGCAGGCTTGACCTCCCATGTAATGACCCATAAGAAGGGGAGTGATTTGAGCTCCGATGTACAGTGCCATATCTGTAAGGATGTGTTTACTTCCCTGGCTGAGGTACAAACTCACATGCTGGTTCATCGTGAGGAGAGCATCCCAGGCAAGTCTACATTCCAGTGTCCTTACTGTGGAGATACAAGTCCTAATCAGGATGCCCTCAAACTTCATGTGGAACAGATGCACGTTGCTGATCAGCTGACCAACTGTCCCATCTGTCAGAAGTCATGCGTGAACACTGATGATCTGGTACATCACATGGCTTCCCACGACCTACTATCTGTTGATCGTATACCCACTGATGACCATGACCTCACGGGCTCTACCACCGGGGCCACATCCAGCCTCACCCACTCTCTAGGTGGTCAGCCCTTGGTCAGTGAGATGCTTGTATGTCCATATTGTTTCAGTAGTGATTATGATTCTCTGGAAATCCTCGAGATACACATGCAGAGTGTACACTCAGTAAAACCCACAGAGGTTTATACCTGTAACTACTGTAACGCCCCCTACCAGAACTTGTATAGTCTGCACGAACACATGCGAGCAGTCCACCAGAATCAACCTTGCATGGACATCAAGTATCCCTGTACCCATTGCTCTCGTCAGTTCTCTAGCATAGAGAATCTCCAACAACACAAGAAGCTCATCCATTACTACGAGCGTCGGGAGAGGAGCGAGTCGCGGAATTCACTCTACTGTATTATGTGTTCAATGTCATTCCAGTCGGCTGGTTCACTTCAGGAACACATGGCCATGATGCATCACTCCTCACCCAAGTCTGAACCCAAGTATACTGACACAAAGTCTCACTCAAGCGCCAGCAACAAGCGCCGCTCCTCACTGATGAACCATGGGTCAGACGGGGGATACCACCAGAAACGGGATAATGACAAATCATTTAATAGACGTGGTATCAACATGCCGCTCAGCTTCACCTCTACCCCAGACCCCCATAAAGATCGAATACCCACAACTTCACCTTTCCAGGAACAGATAACCTGTGACCACTGCAATGCCACATTCCATGACAGGAAGAACTTCCAAGCCCACATAAAGCTCCACATGGACAGCAGTTCCGGTGGACAGTACTGCTGTAAACTGTGTAAGCAGCAGTTCCCCACTGAGGAACAACTGGAGAAGCACAGCTCCAGTCACTTCCTTAGTATGACTACCGAGTATGGCTGTACCAGCTGTGTCAAGTTCTTCTCCAAGCCAGACGAGCTCCAGAAACACCTGATGGATATACATGCTCACCACTTGTACAG ATGCTCACTATGTAAGGAAATCTTTGACTCCAAGGTCAATGTACAGGTGCACTTTGCCATCAAACACAGTAACGAGTGTAAGCTGTATAAATGTACCAAGTGTGACTCTGTGTTCAGGTCCGAGATGGAGTGGCAGGTTCATGTTAGAGTGAACCATCTGCATGTGGCTAAACCATACAG GTGTCTTTTCTGTAAAGAGAGCTTCTCATCAGAGATGGATCTTCAGTGTCATCTGACCACACACAACAAACCCTTCAGGTGTCCGATGTGTGACGAGTCCTTCCATGTAGAGTACCTCCTAGACAAGCACATGCAGAATATACATGGCAATCCTACAGAGAAAGGCATTCCTCCACCACCTCCACAAATGTCTCCTGTCAAAATCAAGGTAGAACGGGATGTTGATACTCCAGGTTACAACGATCGGACACCTCCCCACCCCAGCCCCAGGTACTCCCCAAAGAATTTAAATGGGCCAGGGATCTGGAAGAGCTCAGAGTTGCTACACACATGTAACATCTGTGACATGAAGTTTGAGCAGCTGGCGTTATTACAAGCTCACAAAGCTGTGGATCATGGTCTCTCAGCTAAAAAGTCGAGTACATCCAGTGCTTCTGTCAGTCCTGACCAGATTTCGGCCATGAAATCCGAGCCAGATCACCAGCCAATCAGAAAGCCAGCTATACCTGCAGCTTCTGTAGCATCTGTGGCCCCTGCTGTTTCTATGGCATCATTAGCATCTATCACATCAGCGGCCATGTCTTTACAGGAACACCTTCAGGCAGAAACTCCCATAATTCCTTCTGCTAATTGTCACTCTCCTGTAACCTCCAAATCCATGTCACTGCCTGTTGTAGTCATCAGTGAGAAGCTAAGCTTGGCCTGTATGTATTGCAGTCAAACCTTCAAGAGTAGAGGTGACATGGACAAACACATGAAGATTCACCAGAACAATGGCAGCCAGAAGTGCAACATCTGTGATCAGGTGTTTCCCACCTCCAGTATATTGGCTGAGCACAAACTCACCCACTGCAAGATTGTACAGGGCAATAGTTGTGTGCTTTGTAAAATCCCCCTAAAAAACGAGGACCAGTTCTATGTTCACACACAGGAGCACGGATTCCAGGGTACTTTCATGCAATGTCTCATATGCCGGCAGACACTGGCATCTATGGTAGAGTTGCAGATGCATGGCAAACACCATTTCCAGGTCAAGTCCAGCTTTTACACATGCTGTGTCTGTCTCAAAACATTTAACTCCAAAGAAAACCTGGTGTCAAAGATGAACAGCAGTGGAAGAACATACTACGTATGTAAACCTTGTTACCATGGTGAACACTCTGAGTACTTATGTTCCGAGTGTGGAGCAAGTTTCCCCACCAATGGGGAGCTCGACACACATATTGGTACACACAAGAAAAGCTACCAGTGTATAAAATGCCAGGAGTCATTTAGTAGTGAGTACGAGATTCAGTTACATGTGGCTACACACATGATGACGGAGGGCAATGTCCATGATTGTAAGCTTTGCTCACGAACATTTGAGTCACCAGCCAAGCTACAGTGTCATCTTATAGATCACACCTACAGAAACTCAGAATTCAGGTGCAGTGTTTGTTGTAAGATATTTGCTAGTTCTGTTGAGATACAAAGCCATGCTATAGAGCATGGGCCAGGTGCCCGGCGTTACGGATGTAGCCAGTGCAACCAGAAGTTCTTCTTTAGTGCTGAGCTGGAGAATCATGCATTCATGCACACAGTCGGGGAAAATTCTGTATCTCTGAACTCATCAGATCTCACCTGCACCGAGTGTAACAAGACATTTAGTAACAGTGTCAATCTCAACAACCACAGGAAGATCCACGAGCACAACGAAAACAACTTCAAGTGTAATCTGTGTGCTGAGGCATTCCACAGTATGGGAGCTTTGCAGAGCCATTTCTACTCCTGCCACTCGGAACTCGACAAACAAACCTACAGGTGTCCGGAGTGTGACAAGGAGTTCCCTTCTCTGAGTAACCTACAGAGTCACCTAAGGATACACAGGCTAG GGAAGGAGAATCGTAAGACTCACCTGCGTCCCCACCCAGGAGGAAAGCCATTCCTCTGTCCAGTGTGTGGCAAGTCATTTGCCAGGAAATGTCAAATCAAGGAACACATGAGAGTGCATTTTGCTCAG GATTCCAGTCAGATGGCCGACATGCAGAGCTTCCTGGATATAGAAGGGAATAGTGACAGTGCCAGTATTACCAGTGAGGACAATGGCTTTGACCCGGTCTCGGACATGTCATACTCCGAACAAGATGGTGGACAAACTGGAGAGGCCAACAACAGCTCTCTCGCCCCTAATGACGTAAACAATCATGTTGAAGGGGGAAGGCAAAAAGAACAGTCAGctgttttttga